One Phyllopteryx taeniolatus isolate TA_2022b chromosome 12, UOR_Ptae_1.2, whole genome shotgun sequence genomic window, CGAGATCCCAGAATGCCAGCAGCACATTACCGTGAGAAGCATGCACAGAAATCCGTAACCTTGCCCCTTCTTGTGCTGGACAAATCCCCAAACTACCTCAAGACGAAGGTGACCACACCCATCAGAGAAGTTTGAGCTCTGACAAGCTGCTCCCGACCCTGTTCCTACTCCATGCACCGGGAAGACTAACTAAAGTTTAATTACACCAGACTACGACTACGGTGACACCCCCAGATTATCCGATAGCGACCAGAGATCCCGACAACCCAGCTCCTTGGAACCAGCAATGTACAGATCCCAGCTGGCCAGAATGTCACCCGGGAGAAGCTTGGACAGAAATCTTGAACCTTCCACCAGGTTCCGAGGGTTGACACTTCCTAGAACTACACCTGAGACGAAGGTGACCACGCCAATAAGACTGCTTGAGACGTTACGAGCCGTTCCTGTACCTACTCCTTGCCCAGGGAATACTAAATAGAGTTCAATTACAACAGATTAAGACGGCGATGTTCATGTGCCTGGCCAGAACCTCCACACCCGGGGGAGAAGCTTGTGCAGAAATCTGCAACCCTCCACCAGGTTCTGGCAACCGCCGCTTCCCAGAACCACCCTGGAGATGAAGGTGAGCCTGCCAATCAGACTGTTTACACATTACAAGCTGTTGCCGTTCCGACAAAACAACCGAGACTTAAATTATAACAGACTAAATGGTCCTAAGACTGTGCCTAACAATAGAGAAACTCAAGGAAAAAACGAACAGAGTCACTCCAGTGGTGCAGCAGAGATACACAAGTTGTTTAAGGCACAAGCTACTTGCACGATCTTGTCAAAAGTTGAGAGGTTCGAGCTGCGCTCTGCGGCCGTGGTGAACGGCCTTTCCACAGGCCCGGTGAGCATGGTGTACCTCTGCCTCACCATAGACACTACTCTCTCCACGTGAGCCTGCACATCCAGGGTGTCGGTTGGCGAGCCCTCTGCCCTCTGACTCGGGCCGTCTTGAGAACTACCGGCAATGCCGAAGCGAGCCCCGCGGGCGGCCACGGCATCAGCGATGTCCAGATCCCGGCTGGCTAAAACCACGTCGCCCGGGAGAAGCTTGCACAGAAATCCAGAACCCTGCGCCAGGTTCCGAGGGCTGAAGTTTCCCAGGACACCCCTGGAAACGAAGGTGACTACACCCTGCGGTGCTACACCAATCAGATAGTTCAACACGTTGCAAGCTGCTGCTGCACCCTTCTCATTGCCCCAGATGACAGGGCCCTCGCAAGGCACAGCGAAGCAGTCCACAATGACAGCGCAGTCCGGGCAGGAGGAATGCAAGGCTGCAGGGAGGTTCTTCCGCAGCTCGGCTCGTGAGGGCCAGAAGACTGCAGTGGGCACAAGGGTGGAAGACATGATGTTGATCACATGGTTCACAGTCCGGACCACTGTGCCCACTTTTACACCAAACCGATAGGCCAGGTCCTGGTTGCGCAGGTCTAGGCGCAGACGCATGAGTGTGAGCAGAAGCTGCTGGAACTTGGACAGCTTAGCATTCCTGATGGCATCCATGTGCGGTGACAACAGCAGCATGACTGTCTCTAGCACAAAGAAGTTGGGCAGGCCCGTGTAAAACTTAACCTTCTCGGCGTCGTTCCTCAGGCAGTTCTCTGACAGGGACATCTTCTCCACGGACTCGCGCAGAGCTCGATTCTCCCGCCTGAGTGCTTTGAGGACATCGTCAAAGTTGACGGACATCTGTGAAAATGTTTCATCCTTGCCATCACTCAAAGactcgtcatcgtcatcatccgtTAGCAGCGACGCACTACCCTTGACGTTGGCCTTAACTGGACCTGACTCTTCCGGATCGGACCCACCCTGACGCTGCAGGAAGAGCAGCGCGTTGGCCGCCTCCACGCGAGCTTCCTGCTTGTCTGGGACCTCTGGTGGACCAGGCTCTTTCATCTCAAGGGGAAGGGGTGTAAACACAGAAGGAACATAGTCTGGTGAACGAGGATTCTTTACTTGTTTACCTGCATGAGAACAGagcaaatacagaaaaaaatttaatccaGCTTTGTCACAGAAAATGGTAGTACTGTCCAATGTGAGACCAAAGAATTCATATGCGATCATTTGATAGCacttgaaaacaacaacaactttaaaaGCACAAccacaattcaattaaaataaagtgtgaaaacaacttttaaaaTCACTTAATTCAAGCACTCCGATAATAGACATTATCAACTGAAGCAGGGCTTGAGACTGGGACCAAAATGGTCGcaacatgcaaaccttttttcaGTGTTCATCCGGTCCCACTTTTGCAAGTGCATGTTTAAATGCTAGCTCTAACATGGTCTTCACTATACAAGACATGGTGGATggatcttggaggcctataaattattaaaacagactaactaaaaaacagagatattcaaaacagctaaaaatcacccagtataatttctttacactgaaataatgactaaGGACCCtaccgagggtgtagagcttgtctactgttccacagccaggacaaaaaccacactgctcctcttgaatctgagatttgacttcccgccggaccctcctctccagcacccctgaatagactttaccggggaggctgaggagtgtgatccccctgtagttggaagacaccctccggtccctcttcttaaaaagagggaccaccaccacagtttgtcaatccagaggcattgtccctgatgtccacgtgatgttgcagaggcgtgtcaacgaggacaaccccacaacatccagagccttgaggatctccgggcgaatctcatccacccctgacGCCCtaccactgaggagctttttaaccacctcggtgacctcaaccccagagataggagagcccgcctcagagaacccagactttgcttcctcatgggaagacatgtcggtggaattgaggaggtcttcgaagtggGGGGGGGTCCTCCCAATcgcacccttccaggtctcactgtcattgcccacgtgagcattgaactcccccagcagaacgatgaagtccccagcgggagcgctctccagcaccccctccaaggacaccaaaaagggtgagtactctgaactgctgtttggtgcataggcacatgaaacagtcaggacccgtccccccacctgaaggcggagagaggctaccctctcgtccaccggggtgaaccccaatgtacaggtgccaagccgaggggcaataagtatacccaaacCTGgttggcgcctctcactgtgggcaactccagagtggaagagagtccaacccctctcaagagaactggtaccagagcccaaaccgtgcgtggaggtgagcccgattATAcgttggcgatccgatccccggctacagaaactggctctacgGACGTGgaatgtggaatatctcctgcagaaaatgaatcaagtgaaacaacatttttctatagagaacttgtgtttgcacacaaacagtatgtttacagatgGTGCAATGAAGGCTTTAAGAAAAagcagtcaagcatggtggaggatccatagtactgtggggctgattttcttcatctggtactggaggccttgactgtatcacaggtattatgaaatcagaaaaaaatatcaagagATCTTAGAGCAAAATACcttacccagtgtaagaaaacttTTGCTTGAGGCGaagatcatgggtcctccagcaagacaaagacccaaagcacaaatccaaaagcacacaggaatggttgaaaaggaaaaaacggacagttttaaaatggccagcaatgatTCCTGATCTTAAatcaattgaaaatctttggtgggagttgaaatctgccattggggaaaagaaccccacaaatgttcaagagcttgaacaaaGTGCAAAGGAaaagtgggagaaaataccacctgagaagtacaaaaagcttatagatggaTAGAAGAAACGTTTGGAGGCTGTGatcgctgccaaagggtgtccaaccaaatattaaggaggggtgccaatattgctgcacatgctgttcgctctttgtttctttgaaattacaatatctaaactgaaaaaaaaagttttgttcaaTTACTTTCGACCTCAAATTAAAAAGATCCTGATGATATAAATTTGGTTTTCATTTCCAATTATTTCTGAagatacacatttttaatgggaaaaaaaatgatcccaataatggtgagcacgactgtatAAATTTTATATGCATCGCTTCCTATTTTAGCATCCAAGTTAAATCTGGACTAAGAATTTGTATCGTATATCCTGTCGTGTGttgaatttgatttttaataaagaataaaaataaagtgtacTCCTAAGTCTTTCCTCTTGAAACGTGACATGTAATTTGACgccactgtaaaataaaaataaaaacacccagCCAACAAGATTTTTACAAGGCTAACACATTGcgaaaatattaacaaaaaaacaaaccaaaaaaaggagTTGAAATGGAAGTATTACCGGAGATGAAGTGGGTGCTGCACAGCCGGCTGCCGTCATTGGGCGCCCAGCCCTGGCGGTTGACGGCCGCGATCCACCGCTGCTTCCTCTCGGGGTCCCTCGGGAAGCGGTAGAAGGAGAGGCCGGTGCCAGGCGTCCTGCGGTTCCTACAGCCGGCCACCACACATGTGTGAACCATAGCCAGCCACCGGGTGAGTGCGTGGAGCTCGGCAAGCCCAACAGCCCAACAGCCCGTTAGCTGCTGTTGCTGGTACTGGTGGTGGGTGTTTTTGACTCCCAAAATGGCGGCCATCCTTCGAGCGCGAGGGGGAGGAGCGACGTTCCTCCTGACGTCATGATGCCGACCTACCTGCACAGATTTTTGACGAACGACAAAGTGCAAGTACATTTAAAACGGCAAATGTAAAATTAAGAGACAAAAAAACCTGACCCTTTATTGGTattttgactcttttttttctgataaatGCTGTAAACAAAGGAaagctatttttcaaaatagTCATTGAAAACGTGGTTatcttatttttaaacataactacacaATGCCGACATATCcaaagtgcctttcagagcaccCTGTTAAGAAACTAAAGATtaacatgacaatttatcgagcaTAAAGATGATAATGATAATCACACAAGCTGCAGCCACACAATTTCACTTGTACTGTAGTACAAGATACACATCACATTTGGGAGATAATGTTGTCagtttatataataataataataataataataatagtatataacaataacattttactcaaacatttcaaaaaacaaagactGTGTTAATTACGTTTGCAAATGAGTACAAATAAAGTCATTGTTGTAAACTATCACAATTTATCCCGCCAGAATCCTTCAGGCAACAtaagttaaaaagaaataaaacaaataaaaaaacaatgctgTTTTGAGACGTAGTTTTATTTGTGGAAACAATATGCAGTCTTTAAGCATATGCTTAATAATTCGGCCTATGGTGGgaaattaattgatttaaattTCTGTGCAGGGATAATTTTTTAATCCATTCTTTTGTCTTGTTTAAAGCACGTTCCCGCTGAAGTACAATGCtaacactaacaacatggctgtgaaTCGGCAGGAgcttatttacaaaaacaaatggcaaTGTTAAAAATTGTTGaccatttaaaatattaatttactAAGGATCACGTTTACATAAATGTTTTGACAAGAGACTTATATTCAAGAATAAACATATATCACATTagttgtgaagaaaaaaaaaaatccggtaTAGTGGCAAACTACTTCCGCATTCAGAAAATCAGGTCTAAGCACTTCCACCTCATTCGGGAGAATGAGGAAGGCGACCGTTTCAAAGCACCCATAGGAACTGAactctacaatgtctttttttttaattaacacattgtcaccacagagccatgAAAGATGACAATAGACGGTGTTTGGACTTcgttcatgtttacatgcatgatatcatatttgtataaatgaatgagatacatgtatttaactttgtccaaagacaccagcccAAAAGAGAGCACATTTTTGcaagttcagcttcaaacaatcatgtcatcaatgcTGGTTATGTTCGTTAGTaaagcatacacaggaagtcagctattccATGTTCCGCGTTGGCTACGTGACGTACCGCATTTAGCGGATTGTATAAtgtctgtggaagttgatgcaaattGATGTTGGagagaaaactaaaaaaaattaatttgtatCAGCAGTCATGAAATGTCGTTGGTATTTGCTTTTTCGATAAGTGAAGGGTTGTGCAGGGACGATTAAAACTGTTAATCTTGTTTTTCACGGTCATGTGATGTGGCCATGATGTAGGTATGATGATGTTCAGACAAAGCTGGATGTTTCAAGTCATAAAGGCTTTTGTCATCGGAGGGGAAACGGTTTCCAGAGTCACTGCGACTAAACTGTGGTCATCTAAGGTTAAATGTCCCAAATCATAAAGGCTGGCGTCGTATCATCGAAGGATAGATGTTTGGAGTCATAAAGGTCTACGTTTAAGTCGCGGGGAGTTGGAAGTTTGGGGAACACAAACTTGATGTTAGGGTCAGCGTCATTAGATAGAAGTTTTACTTGCATgtcagaatatatatatatatattttacagtacAATAAACCTTAGAAAAGATCTTGACAGATAGGGAGATGGAATCAAACTCCAACCCATTTTTTTCTGAGGCAAACGACTTTACGAACATGCTCCTCTCCGGGCTCCTGGACGGGCTAAACTTCGGTGAGGAGGGACTACCCAGCACCTTGGAGAGCGCAGAGTTTGGAGAAAGGTCTTCTCTTGCTAAGGAGGTATTGCAACAGGACCTGATGTCCGGACCCTCAAGGAATGGGAGCTGCTCCGATGCAGGGAGCCCTAGCACAGTGTGTTCGGACGACGACATACACGCTGCCATCAGGGCCAACTGGAGCTCAGCCAGTCAAGAACTGTGCCAAGCGGAGGATGGTGGTGTGGTATTGGAGAGGCTGGTGTCAAATTATTCCAGATTATCATCTGAGGAGCACAGTGAAAACATTTCCGCCTTAATTGCTTCACGCAGGGAGTCCACTCGGAAGCCCTCAGAGGAAGATGGTGGTGGTTCTCCAGTGTCCTCGCCCAACTCGATCCACTTGAATCCAGACATTCAGGCGGCGATAAAAATGGCCTCCATCACCATCTACCAGGGCTTAGTCCGTCACGTGGACTGCTACAATGATCCCACGCTAAAAGATGGTAACATTGTTTTGTGCATCGATCCCACCCGAAAGCACTTGCAAAACGAGTCGTGTGTCCAAGCGTCTGTGGACACACCTGTGTGGAGTGACATTGAGGGCGCTGGGACACCACCCCGGATGTCCCCTAGTGGAAATGTTGAACTTGCGGTAGGTGAAAATGAACGAGAGGAAGATGTGGTATCAAAATCATTTAACCCATCACCACAAGAACAGCAGACTGGAGATGTGGCACTAGAATTGGGCTCCT contains:
- the LOC133487125 gene encoding uncharacterized protein LOC133487125, whose protein sequence is MAAILGVKNTHHQYQQQQLTGCWAVGLAELHALTRWLAMVHTCVVAGCRNRRTPGTGLSFYRFPRDPERKQRWIAAVNRQGWAPNDGSRLCSTHFISGKQVKNPRSPDYVPSVFTPLPLEMKEPGPPEVPDKQEARVEAANALLFLQRQGGSDPEESGPVKANVKGSASLLTDDDDDESLSDGKDETFSQMSVNFDDVLKALRRENRALRESVEKMSLSENCLRNDAEKVKFYTGLPNFFVLETVMLLLSPHMDAIRNAKLSKFQQLLLTLMRLRLDLRNQDLAYRFGVKVGTVVRTVNHVINIMSSTLVPTAVFWPSRAELRKNLPAALHSSCPDCAVIVDCFAVPCEGPVIWGNEKGAAAACNVLNYLIGVAPQGVVTFVSRGVLGNFSPRNLAQGSGFLCKLLPGDVVLASRDLDIADAVAARGARFGIAGSSQDGPSQRAEGSPTDTLDVQAHVERVVSMVRQRYTMLTGPVERPFTTAAERSSNLSTFDKIVQVACALNNLCISAAPLE